The Amycolatopsis sp. NBC_01480 genome segment GACTGCCGCCAGGACCGGTCCGCGCTCGGACCGCAGGCCGACGCCCTTCTTGGCCGTACTGGCCGGGACCGCCGTGTTCATGCGCCCAGCTCGGCGACGTCGGATGCCGCGGCGGCAGGCTGGTTCATCGGTCGTCTGCTCCTCGGGGTGCCCATGGCTGGCTTCAACTCCTTCGCGTCGACAAGCATTCCACGAACGAGTGAAGGGTTTTCGCGGACGCCCGGCCCGACATGATGGGGGGATGGACACGTGGGTGCGGCCGATCCGCCGCGGATGGGTGGTGCGCGGTCGCGTGCCCGGGCCGGATGTCGACGAGTTCGCGGAGCCGGACGCCGTCGTCGCCGCGCTGGCGTCCCCGGAGGCGGCGGGGGACACGCTGCTGGCCGTGCAGCATCCGGCGCGGACGCCGGCCGCGCTCGCCCGCGGGCTGGACCTGAACGCCGCGCTGCCCTCGGCGCGCGCCGCGCTGGCCCGGATCCGGGCACTGCATTACCGGTCGCTGAGCGGCTTCGTCGCGGCGTACCGGATCGACGGCCCGGACGGGGCGGCGTCCGGGGTGCTGTGCCTGGTCGACCTGAGCGAGCTGAACTCGGGCCGCGCCCACGTGCGGCACACGGAGGAGGTGTACCCGCACGTGGTCGCGGAGCGCGCCGCCGTGCTGGCCGGCCTCGGCTGCGCGACGAGCGCGGCGATGCTGGTCCCGGCCGAGGACGGGGCGCTGCTGACCGAGGCCGTCGAATCGGCGTGCGCCGGGCTCGGCACACCGGATGTGTCCACTGTGGACCTCGCCGGCCGCCGGCACGAGCTGTGGGCGGTGCCGTCCGGGACCGTGCAGGCGCGCCTGCTCACCGCCGTGGCCCGGTCGGACCTGCTGGTCGCGGACGGCAACCACCGGGTCGCGGCCGCCGCGGCCACCGGCCAGGGCGCTCTGCTCGCGCTGGTCACGGCCGGGCCGCGGCTGGAGATCGGCGCGATCAACCGCGTCCTCACCGGGTTCTCCGCGGCGGAGCTGGCGAGCGCCTGGCGCGGGGCGGGTCTGGAGGTCACCGCGACGACGGACCGGACACCGCCTTCGTGCCCCGGCACAGTGGTGGTCCTGGCCGGCGACGAGGCCCTGCGCGTCACCCTGCCCGTGGCCGGCTCCCTGATGATCGACCACGAGGCGGTCGAGCGGGTGCTGTTCGGGCAGGCGCTGGGCGTGGACCCGGACGGGCCCGCGGTGCGGCCGCTGCCGGAGGGCCGCCCGGTGCCGCCGGGCGCGCTGGTCCAGCTCGCGCCCGTGCCGTTCGAGACGGTGCTGAAGGTCCACGCGGCGGGCCGGCGCCTGCCGCGCAAGGCCACCTACTTCACCCCGAAACCCCTGGGCGGGCTGGTGCTGGCGGAGATCTGACGGCGGCCGCTCAGGGGATGATGCCGCGTGACTCGAGCGCGTCGGCCAGGCGCTCGCGCAGCTCCTGGGCGGTGGCCTGCGGGTCGATTTCGGCGGGCGGGGAAAGGACTTTCGAGATCACCGTCGACAGGTTCTGGTACGCGGGGGTGAGCGGGCGGACGGCGGCGTCGCCGAGCGCGGTGCGGATGTCGTCCTTCATCGGGAACTGTTGCGCCATCGTGGGATTCGCGGTCGCGTCGGCGGGTTTGGCCGGGTCCAGCGGCTTGGTGTCACTGTAGATCGAGGAGAGGCTCGGCGGCTCGCCGTCGAGAAGCGCTTGGTACTTCTGGCTTTCCTCGTTGCGGAGGCAGAGCGCGGCCTCGAACGCCTCGCGTTTGTGCGGCGAATAGGTGCTGACGGCGAGGTTGTAACCGCCGATCGTCCCGTGCGCCTCGCGTCCGGGCACGGCCGCCGGGTACGGCGCCCACTTGATGTGGCTGACGTCCTGCGGCTTCTCCTGCGCGTAGGCCGCGTAGACGAACGGCCAGTTCAGCTGGAACGCCGCCTGCCCGCGCTGGAAGGCCTGGCGGACCTCGTCCTCCTTCTGGTTGGTCAGCGAGGGGTCGGT includes the following:
- a CDS encoding DUF1015 family protein; translated protein: MDTWVRPIRRGWVVRGRVPGPDVDEFAEPDAVVAALASPEAAGDTLLAVQHPARTPAALARGLDLNAALPSARAALARIRALHYRSLSGFVAAYRIDGPDGAASGVLCLVDLSELNSGRAHVRHTEEVYPHVVAERAAVLAGLGCATSAAMLVPAEDGALLTEAVESACAGLGTPDVSTVDLAGRRHELWAVPSGTVQARLLTAVARSDLLVADGNHRVAAAAATGQGALLALVTAGPRLEIGAINRVLTGFSAAELASAWRGAGLEVTATTDRTPPSCPGTVVVLAGDEALRVTLPVAGSLMIDHEAVERVLFGQALGVDPDGPAVRPLPEGRPVPPGALVQLAPVPFETVLKVHAAGRRLPRKATYFTPKPLGGLVLAEI